Proteins encoded together in one Alteribacter keqinensis window:
- the glpK gene encoding glycerol kinase GlpK, with the protein MEQTYILSLDQGTTSSRAILFDKEGSVVDMAQTEFKQIYPEPGWVEHNANEIWSSILAVIAELLSRTGISAKQIAGIGITNQRETTVVWEKETGRPIHNAVVWQSRQTAEICEKLKKAGHETTIREKTGLLVDPYFSGTKVKWILDHVDGARERAEKGELLFGTIDTWLIWKLSGSKAHVTDYSNASRTLMYNIHELKWDDELLSILDVPKAMLPEVKPSSEVYGTTIDYHFFGEKVPIAGAAGDQQAALFGQACFEKGMAKNTYGTGCFMLMNTGEEAVKSDHGLLTTIAWGLDGKVEYALEGSIFVAGSAIQWLRDGLRMIKSAGDTEKYAEKVASTDGVYLVPAFVGLGTPYWDSDARGAIFGLTRGTEKEHFIRATLESLAYQAKDVVHAMEQDSKIDVKTLRVDGGAVANNLLMQFQSDIIDAPVERPVVQETTALGAAYLAGLATGFWSSREEIAAQWDVDKTFEAQMPADQRDNLYKGWKKAIEATVAYKV; encoded by the coding sequence ATGGAGCAAACGTACATTCTTTCATTAGACCAGGGAACAACGAGCTCAAGAGCAATACTTTTTGATAAGGAAGGTTCGGTAGTGGACATGGCTCAGACTGAATTCAAGCAGATCTATCCCGAGCCGGGCTGGGTGGAGCATAACGCCAACGAAATCTGGTCGTCCATTTTAGCTGTCATTGCAGAGCTTCTGAGCCGCACAGGGATTTCAGCGAAACAGATTGCAGGCATCGGCATTACGAACCAGCGGGAAACGACCGTTGTCTGGGAAAAAGAAACAGGCAGACCGATTCATAACGCGGTGGTCTGGCAATCAAGACAGACAGCAGAGATCTGTGAAAAACTTAAAAAAGCAGGTCACGAAACAACGATCCGGGAAAAAACAGGGCTCCTGGTGGATCCGTACTTTTCCGGTACAAAAGTGAAGTGGATCCTTGACCACGTGGACGGAGCGAGAGAGCGTGCTGAAAAAGGGGAGCTCCTTTTCGGTACGATTGATACATGGCTCATCTGGAAGCTGTCCGGCAGCAAGGCCCATGTGACCGATTATTCCAATGCCTCCCGTACACTTATGTACAACATTCACGAGCTGAAATGGGATGACGAACTTCTATCCATTCTTGATGTACCAAAAGCGATGCTTCCTGAAGTGAAGCCATCTTCTGAAGTTTACGGTACAACGATTGATTATCATTTCTTCGGAGAGAAAGTGCCGATTGCGGGTGCAGCAGGGGACCAGCAGGCCGCATTGTTCGGACAGGCATGCTTTGAAAAAGGAATGGCTAAAAATACTTATGGAACCGGCTGTTTTATGCTCATGAATACGGGAGAAGAAGCAGTAAAATCGGATCACGGCCTTCTTACGACGATCGCATGGGGACTGGACGGTAAAGTCGAGTACGCCCTGGAAGGAAGTATTTTCGTCGCCGGCTCTGCGATACAGTGGCTCCGTGATGGCCTTCGCATGATTAAAAGTGCCGGCGACACTGAAAAATATGCAGAAAAAGTGGCATCTACAGACGGCGTATACCTTGTACCTGCTTTCGTCGGCCTTGGAACACCGTATTGGGACTCTGATGCCCGGGGAGCGATCTTCGGTCTTACCCGCGGAACGGAAAAGGAACACTTTATCCGTGCAACACTCGAGTCACTTGCCTATCAGGCAAAGGACGTCGTGCACGCTATGGAACAAGATTCAAAGATTGATGTAAAGACCCTTCGCGTGGACGGAGGTGCTGTGGCAAATAACCTCTTAATGCAGTTTCAGAGCGACATTATTGATGCCCCGGTTGAACGGCCGGTTGTTCAGGAAACGACAGCCCTCGGAGCGGCCTATCTGGCAGGACTGGCTACCGGATTCTGGTCCAGCAGGGAAGAGATTGCTGCGCAGTGGGATGTTGATAAGACATTTGAAGCACAGATGCCGGCCGATCAGCGCGATAATTTGTATAAAGGGTGGAAGAAGGCAATCGAAGCAACGGTGGCTTACAAAGTATAA
- a CDS encoding carbohydrate ABC transporter permease, whose protein sequence is MKKKKIRELLKKIGLYSFLLIGVIISMFPFYWMFIGATNPSGRIFSIPPNLTPGDHFFENLRNLNDTVGIWRVMFNSLSITLLFTLFSVMICSAAGYAFAKYRFKGRNAIFFTLLLAIMIPYHVTLIPLFKLMADLEWLNTYRAVILPHLSYPFAIFLMRQNMKAIPDSLLEAARVDGAGEFRIFFRVVLPTMRPALAAVAIFLFMFQWNNFLWPLVVMNSSDMYTLPVALSSLVGMSRIDYGQIMLGTTLSTLPIMIFFLMLQKQFISGILGGSVKE, encoded by the coding sequence ATGAAAAAGAAAAAAATTCGCGAACTGCTTAAAAAAATTGGTCTTTACTCATTCTTGCTCATCGGTGTTATCATCTCCATGTTTCCGTTTTACTGGATGTTCATCGGTGCAACAAACCCCTCAGGGCGCATTTTCAGTATCCCGCCCAACCTGACACCGGGGGATCACTTCTTTGAAAATCTGCGAAACTTAAATGACACAGTTGGCATCTGGCGGGTTATGTTTAACTCCCTTTCGATTACGCTGTTATTTACCCTGTTCAGTGTGATGATTTGTTCGGCAGCGGGCTATGCCTTTGCCAAATACCGGTTTAAAGGACGCAACGCGATTTTCTTCACGCTGCTCCTTGCGATCATGATCCCGTATCACGTAACATTAATTCCGCTTTTTAAACTGATGGCGGACCTTGAGTGGTTAAATACGTATCGCGCGGTTATTCTGCCGCACTTGTCGTATCCGTTTGCGATCTTTTTGATGAGACAGAATATGAAAGCCATTCCGGACTCTCTCCTTGAAGCAGCCCGGGTGGACGGCGCTGGCGAGTTCAGGATTTTCTTCAGGGTCGTATTGCCGACGATGAGGCCGGCACTTGCGGCTGTCGCAATTTTCTTGTTCATGTTCCAGTGGAACAACTTCCTGTGGCCGCTCGTTGTGATGAACTCCAGTGACATGTACACGCTGCCGGTTGCTTTATCCAGCCTTGTAGGAATGTCACGTATTGATTACGGCCAGATTATGCTTGGAACGACGTTATCTACATTACCGATCATGATTTTCTTCCTGATGCTGCAAAAGCAGTTCATTTCAGGAATTCTGGGCGGATCGGTGAAAGAATAG
- a CDS encoding glycerol-3-phosphate responsive antiterminator, which translates to MNDSKQTVLPAIRQLKDFDWLLRSPYETIILLESHIGQLRSIVTTAKRANKKMFIHADLVHGLKSDDYGADFLCQDIKVDGLISTRKNMVLKAKKQGISAIQRLFLLDSLALEASYKKIELTKPDYIEVLPGVVPHLIEEITARTQTPVIAGGLIRTKEDAETALKAGAASVTTSNKELWKHYIEK; encoded by the coding sequence ATGAACGATTCCAAGCAGACAGTGCTGCCGGCGATCCGCCAGCTGAAAGACTTTGACTGGCTCTTAAGGAGCCCTTATGAAACCATTATTCTTCTTGAAAGCCATATCGGCCAGCTGCGGAGCATTGTGACCACAGCGAAAAGGGCCAACAAGAAAATGTTTATTCACGCAGATCTGGTCCACGGCCTGAAAAGCGATGATTACGGTGCAGACTTTCTCTGTCAGGACATTAAAGTGGACGGACTGATCTCGACGAGGAAAAATATGGTTTTAAAAGCGAAGAAGCAAGGAATTTCAGCCATTCAAAGGCTGTTTCTGCTCGACTCCCTCGCACTTGAAGCAAGCTACAAAAAAATCGAGCTCACAAAGCCCGACTACATTGAAGTCCTTCCCGGTGTCGTCCCTCATCTGATCGAGGAGATTACGGCCCGGACACAGACACCGGTAATTGCAGGCGGACTGATCAGGACGAAAGAGGACGCAGAAACAGCCCTCAAGGCAGGAGCCGCATCAGTAACTACATCAAATAAAGAACTATGGAAGCACTATATAGAGAAGTAA
- a CDS encoding beta-galactosidase, whose product MYIGVDYYPEQWPKTRWSEDVRMMKELGINVVRIAEFGWSLMEPEEGTYDFSLYDEAIELFAKNGIDVVLGTPTATPPAWMVRRYPDILPVDENGITISFGARRHYTVNSTTYQEFSKKIVNEMAKRYGQHPAVIGWQTDNEYGHEKSDRSYGDEDRARFQDWLKEQYGTLEKLNETWGTVFWSQTYTEWEQIPVPRKVYQEHNPSLLLDFDRFCAEAYNRYNRLQVDELKKHIDERQFITHNFVYTGLALNQKEMAKDLDFISFDNYPVWGGLPEPITPGNIARQHDLCRGTKSGKGYWVMEELSGAQGWSRIGYLPRPGHLQLWTYQAISRGAEAIVYFRWRAARFGTEEFCHGILDHDGKPKRKFDEVKKVIENMKVFGDDWIAADYKADVAVYHDPENDWAWQIQPQSEMFNYVNEFLRFYEPAYAVNAITDIISEVEELNSYKVVVVPVYFLTKPGFTDKLKAYANAGGTVILTYRSGVKDEHNVVTDQTLPGDLAEIAGIEVNEYESLQSGQVNQVEGVQGAIEGIMSDATVWCDLVDPVTAEVLAEYRNTFYSGQAAITRNRTGKGTVYYVGSAVEPAMLRPLYKEVLADAGVATVETPENVEVLFRGESGSEFMSVLNHDTDAAHSFELPEGKWQDPVTGEVYEGTFEIGSLGSIVLKKQQ is encoded by the coding sequence ATGTATATCGGTGTAGATTATTATCCAGAACAATGGCCAAAGACGCGCTGGTCTGAAGATGTGCGTATGATGAAAGAGTTAGGCATTAATGTTGTGCGTATTGCCGAATTCGGCTGGAGTCTGATGGAGCCGGAGGAAGGAACGTATGACTTTTCTTTATACGACGAAGCAATCGAACTTTTTGCCAAAAACGGTATTGATGTAGTCCTTGGTACACCAACGGCTACACCGCCGGCCTGGATGGTCCGGCGCTATCCTGACATTCTTCCGGTGGATGAAAACGGCATAACCATCTCCTTTGGTGCCCGCCGTCACTATACCGTAAACAGCACGACGTACCAGGAGTTTTCGAAAAAAATCGTTAATGAAATGGCAAAGCGCTACGGTCAGCACCCGGCAGTGATCGGATGGCAGACAGACAACGAATACGGTCATGAGAAATCAGACCGAAGTTACGGAGACGAGGATCGTGCCCGTTTTCAGGACTGGCTGAAAGAGCAGTACGGCACTCTTGAAAAATTAAATGAAACGTGGGGAACGGTGTTCTGGAGTCAGACATACACGGAGTGGGAGCAGATTCCTGTACCACGTAAAGTGTACCAGGAGCACAACCCGAGTCTTCTACTCGACTTTGATCGCTTTTGTGCTGAAGCGTATAACCGCTACAACCGTCTTCAGGTGGACGAGCTGAAAAAGCACATTGATGAGCGTCAGTTTATTACACACAACTTTGTTTACACAGGCCTGGCCTTGAATCAAAAAGAAATGGCGAAAGATCTCGATTTTATCTCCTTTGACAACTATCCGGTATGGGGCGGCCTTCCTGAGCCGATCACACCTGGAAACATTGCCCGCCAGCATGACCTGTGCCGCGGAACGAAGAGCGGAAAAGGCTACTGGGTGATGGAAGAGTTGTCCGGTGCGCAAGGGTGGAGCCGGATCGGCTACCTGCCGCGTCCGGGTCACCTTCAGCTTTGGACGTACCAGGCGATCAGCCGCGGTGCCGAAGCGATTGTCTATTTTCGCTGGCGTGCAGCACGTTTTGGAACAGAGGAGTTCTGTCACGGAATTCTTGATCACGACGGAAAGCCGAAGCGTAAGTTCGATGAAGTAAAGAAAGTGATTGAGAATATGAAAGTGTTCGGTGACGACTGGATTGCAGCGGACTACAAAGCAGACGTAGCCGTTTACCATGACCCTGAAAACGACTGGGCATGGCAGATCCAGCCTCAAAGTGAAATGTTTAACTATGTGAACGAGTTCCTTCGTTTCTATGAGCCTGCGTATGCAGTAAATGCAATAACGGACATCATCAGCGAAGTGGAAGAGCTCAATTCGTATAAAGTGGTCGTTGTACCGGTGTACTTCTTAACGAAGCCCGGGTTTACAGATAAGCTGAAGGCTTACGCCAATGCGGGCGGAACCGTTATTCTAACGTACCGTTCCGGTGTGAAAGACGAGCACAATGTAGTGACGGACCAGACACTGCCGGGCGATCTTGCTGAAATCGCGGGTATCGAAGTAAACGAATACGAGTCACTTCAAAGCGGTCAGGTTAACCAAGTTGAAGGTGTGCAAGGGGCGATCGAAGGCATCATGTCTGATGCGACCGTCTGGTGCGACTTGGTCGATCCGGTCACGGCAGAAGTATTGGCGGAGTACCGAAACACGTTCTACTCAGGACAGGCTGCCATTACGCGAAACCGCACAGGCAAAGGAACGGTGTATTATGTTGGAAGCGCCGTGGAGCCGGCGATGCTCCGTCCCCTATACAAAGAAGTTCTTGCTGACGCCGGAGTGGCGACAGTTGAGACGCCGGAGAATGTGGAAGTCCTTTTCCGCGGGGAGAGCGGCAGTGAGTTTATGAGCGTCCTGAACCACGACACGGATGCTGCCCATTCGTTTGAACTGCCAGAAGGAAAGTGGCAGGATCCTGTAACAGGTGAAGTGTATGAAGGAACGTTTGAGATCGGATCACTGGGAAGCATTGTTCTTAAGAAACAACAATAG
- a CDS encoding glycerol-3-phosphate dehydrogenase/oxidase, with translation MVKPFSAIQRNTYLEEMENNELDLLVIGGGITGAGIALDASVRGLSTGLIEMQDFAAGTSSRSTKLVHGGLRYLKQFEIKLVAEVGKERAIVYENAPHVTSPEWMLLPIMKGGTFGKLSTSVGLKAYDKLAGVKRNERRNMLNKKATLEKAPLLRKEGLKGSGVYVEYKTDDARLTLEIMKEAVHRGTKATNYTKAETLLYKDGRVIGAKVKDLVTGKTFDIKAKRVVNAAGPWVDDLREIDGSKKGKFLYLTKGVHLVIDQSRLPLKHAVYFDTEDDGRMVFAIPRDGKTYVGTTDTYYDGRIASPRMTQEDLDYILKATNYVFPSLKLEEKDVESSWAGLRPLIHEEGKSASEISRKDETFISDSGLISIAGGKLTGYRKMAERIVDMVAKDLGVKGKCTTDKIVLSGGAVGGSNGLAAFQKEQVKAGMNLGLEKKEAEKLVKLYGSNVKRIYEIIETTGEEAKHFHMPKSLYASLVYGLEEEMTVSPLDFFNRRTGSLFFDIHWVKEWKEQVVNYLSYRLHWTREQREQYIEELEREMAYAMNPEEKVQEKTHA, from the coding sequence ATGGTCAAGCCATTTTCAGCAATTCAAAGAAATACGTACCTTGAAGAAATGGAAAATAACGAACTCGATCTGCTAGTAATCGGGGGCGGAATTACAGGAGCGGGGATTGCTCTGGATGCTTCTGTGCGGGGTCTTTCAACGGGCCTCATTGAAATGCAGGATTTTGCAGCGGGAACCTCCAGCCGTTCTACGAAACTTGTACACGGGGGACTGCGCTATTTAAAACAGTTTGAGATCAAGCTCGTGGCTGAAGTAGGAAAAGAGCGTGCCATTGTGTACGAAAACGCCCCTCACGTAACATCTCCGGAGTGGATGCTTCTGCCGATTATGAAAGGCGGCACGTTTGGAAAGCTGTCCACATCTGTCGGCCTGAAAGCCTACGACAAGCTTGCAGGAGTAAAACGAAATGAACGCCGAAACATGCTCAATAAAAAAGCGACACTTGAGAAAGCGCCTCTTCTTCGCAAAGAAGGTCTTAAAGGAAGCGGAGTCTATGTTGAGTACAAAACGGATGATGCCCGCCTTACACTGGAGATTATGAAAGAAGCCGTTCACCGTGGTACAAAAGCCACCAACTACACGAAAGCTGAAACTCTTCTTTATAAGGACGGCCGTGTTATTGGGGCGAAAGTAAAAGACCTCGTTACAGGCAAAACATTCGACATTAAAGCAAAGCGCGTTGTAAATGCTGCAGGACCATGGGTTGACGATCTCCGGGAAATTGACGGATCAAAAAAAGGTAAGTTCCTTTACTTAACAAAAGGGGTACACCTTGTGATTGACCAGTCCCGTCTACCGTTAAAGCATGCTGTTTATTTTGATACGGAAGATGATGGAAGAATGGTGTTTGCGATTCCCCGTGACGGGAAAACATATGTAGGGACCACGGACACGTATTACGATGGACGAATTGCGAGTCCCCGTATGACTCAGGAAGATCTGGATTACATTCTTAAGGCTACAAATTATGTATTTCCAAGCCTCAAACTTGAAGAAAAAGATGTAGAGTCCAGTTGGGCTGGTCTGCGTCCGCTTATCCACGAAGAAGGAAAATCAGCTTCTGAGATTTCAAGAAAAGACGAAACGTTTATTTCTGACTCCGGTCTGATTTCCATTGCCGGTGGAAAGCTCACCGGCTATCGTAAAATGGCAGAGCGTATTGTAGACATGGTAGCGAAAGACCTTGGTGTAAAAGGCAAATGCACAACCGACAAAATTGTTCTTTCAGGCGGTGCCGTCGGCGGATCAAATGGCCTTGCAGCATTCCAAAAAGAGCAGGTAAAGGCCGGGATGAACCTGGGTCTTGAGAAAAAAGAAGCAGAAAAACTTGTTAAGCTGTACGGTTCAAACGTGAAGCGTATTTACGAGATTATTGAAACAACAGGTGAAGAAGCAAAGCACTTTCATATGCCGAAGAGCTTGTATGCAAGTCTTGTATACGGACTGGAAGAAGAGATGACAGTTTCACCGCTTGACTTCTTTAACCGCCGAACCGGATCATTGTTCTTTGACATTCACTGGGTTAAGGAATGGAAGGAGCAGGTTGTTAATTACCTGTCTTACCGCCTCCACTGGACCCGTGAACAGAGAGAGCAGTATATTGAAGAGCTGGAGCGTGAAATGGCCTATGCCATGAATCCTGAAGAGAAAGTCCAGGAAAAAACACACGCATAA
- a CDS encoding M24 family metallopeptidase, whose product MAIEQLQKWLAENNYEALLLSKRNNFSWITGGQRNYIVQSTDQGVASLLITLDRVHLITNNMEVKRIEEEELAHVTFQYEVHTCDWFEDEGEIIRQLTEGKKVASDSYFDDFRVVDEQLAAMRSTLTAKDEERYRTLCYETALAVERAARGAEPGMTEYEVASIVAHEVTRFGGTTQVVLVASDERIYEYRHPIPTDKVFRKHAMVVACVERGGLVANATRFVYVGEPPNELLENRTRLAKIDATMIHHTRPGAIVGNIIKKGIEEYANAGFPDDWKFLHQGGPTGYDSREYLATPKSQAKVRVNQPFTWNPALPGIKSEDTILVKENENHILTKTNEWPYLDVEVAGVIYSRPDLLIKQAAKQA is encoded by the coding sequence ATGGCAATTGAACAGCTTCAGAAATGGCTCGCAGAAAACAACTATGAAGCCCTTCTTCTATCTAAACGAAATAATTTCTCATGGATCACCGGCGGACAGCGAAACTACATCGTACAATCAACAGACCAGGGAGTAGCCAGCTTGCTCATTACGCTGGACCGTGTCCATCTGATTACGAATAACATGGAGGTCAAACGGATTGAGGAAGAGGAACTGGCCCACGTGACATTCCAATATGAGGTTCACACGTGCGACTGGTTTGAAGACGAAGGCGAAATCATCAGGCAATTAACAGAAGGAAAAAAAGTTGCATCTGATTCCTATTTTGATGACTTTCGGGTTGTTGATGAACAACTCGCCGCAATGAGGTCAACGCTGACTGCCAAAGACGAAGAACGGTACCGGACCCTTTGCTACGAAACAGCTCTTGCAGTTGAACGGGCTGCCAGAGGAGCAGAACCGGGAATGACAGAATACGAGGTTGCCAGTATCGTGGCTCATGAAGTGACCCGGTTTGGGGGCACAACACAGGTTGTACTTGTCGCCTCAGACGAACGGATTTATGAATACCGTCACCCGATCCCTACAGATAAAGTATTCCGTAAGCACGCCATGGTTGTGGCCTGTGTGGAGCGTGGGGGACTGGTAGCAAACGCCACAAGGTTTGTTTACGTTGGTGAGCCTCCAAATGAGCTCCTTGAGAACCGGACTCGCCTCGCAAAGATTGACGCGACGATGATTCACCATACAAGACCAGGAGCAATTGTCGGTAACATTATAAAAAAAGGAATCGAGGAGTATGCAAACGCCGGTTTTCCAGATGACTGGAAGTTCCTTCACCAGGGCGGGCCGACGGGCTATGATTCACGTGAGTATCTTGCCACTCCGAAGTCACAAGCCAAGGTTAGAGTCAATCAGCCGTTCACATGGAACCCGGCACTGCCGGGAATTAAATCAGAAGATACCATCCTTGTAAAAGAGAACGAAAATCACATCCTGACGAAAACGAATGAATGGCCGTATCTCGATGTGGAAGTGGCCGGGGTTATCTACAGCCGCCCTGACCTGTTGATTAAACAAGCAGCAAAGCAAGCGTAA
- a CDS encoding carbohydrate ABC transporter permease codes for MEQSVKPKKKRKFITPKTAPYIFIAPAVLLFVIFTLYPVISSLILSFQRTTGGVTEFAGLANYIRLFNDPLFYKALSNTFIILIIQVPIMLTLAVILAVFMNSALLKMRGFFRVAFFMPAITALVAYAIIFMILLDENYGIVNYMLNLLGFDSIAWLNDPFWAKVSLIIAVTWRWTGYNMVIFLAGLQNISSSLYEAASIDGAGKIRQFFSITLPQLKPIFLFTFVLSTIGTLQLFDEPFILTGGGPNNSTLTISLYLYMNGFRYFDFNYASAIAYVLVIIIAILSWLQMKVVGDKE; via the coding sequence ATGGAACAGTCGGTTAAACCGAAAAAGAAGCGCAAATTTATTACACCGAAGACAGCGCCTTATATCTTTATTGCACCAGCTGTCCTTCTGTTCGTCATCTTTACGCTGTATCCGGTTATATCTTCACTCATTCTAAGTTTTCAGCGTACAACTGGCGGCGTCACGGAATTTGCGGGACTTGCCAACTATATCCGTTTGTTTAACGACCCGTTGTTTTATAAAGCATTGTCAAATACATTCATCATCTTAATTATTCAAGTACCTATCATGCTTACACTCGCTGTTATTCTGGCTGTATTCATGAACTCTGCTTTACTCAAAATGCGTGGATTCTTCCGGGTAGCCTTCTTTATGCCCGCAATTACTGCACTAGTCGCCTATGCCATTATCTTTATGATTTTACTTGATGAAAACTACGGAATTGTGAACTATATGCTGAACCTTTTAGGGTTTGATTCTATTGCATGGCTGAACGATCCGTTCTGGGCCAAGGTTTCCCTGATTATTGCCGTAACCTGGCGCTGGACAGGCTATAACATGGTTATCTTCCTTGCGGGACTGCAGAACATTTCAAGCTCTCTATACGAGGCTGCAAGTATTGACGGCGCGGGGAAAATTCGTCAGTTCTTTTCCATCACACTGCCGCAGCTGAAGCCGATCTTTCTGTTTACTTTCGTTCTTTCAACAATCGGAACGCTCCAGCTTTTCGATGAGCCGTTCATTTTAACAGGCGGGGGGCCGAACAACTCAACGCTTACAATTTCTCTTTACCTTTACATGAACGGGTTCCGTTACTTTGACTTTAACTATGCTTCAGCCATTGCCTATGTACTCGTAATTATTATTGCGATTCTGTCCTGGCTGCAGATGAAAGTGGTAGGTGATAAAGAATGA
- a CDS encoding ABC transporter substrate-binding protein: MFKKNVMTAFAGVLLVGGLAACGGGDDEADGADNGGGEDGDVSGEITVWGWNVAASSMELAIEGFNEEYPDVEVNVEDIGRIDLYDRLTVGLAAGGSGLPDVTLIETDRIDNYVSEFPDGFLNLSEYGFDEYESEFGESKIQSTQNSDGNFIAAPWDIGPAAVFYRVDLFEEAGVDADSIETWDDFIEAGTVIKDATGSHMVPIDISQDDALYRMMLNQQGAYYFDDEGNIDLTSEESVQAMEKIQELHENELVANVDGWDGTVTATVNGNVATVPFGVWYAGTIMDQAPELEGDWDVFELPAFEEGGNRAANLGGSDLSIISGTDNPDAAYAFVEYFTTNVEPQMAALEEYGIFPSLLSAYDKGYFDEESAFFNNSPVFRTFANMVEDIPGANYTSDYARAFRYASDAQASSLLQGQSPSETLQQAADQLANETGRDVNE, from the coding sequence ATGTTTAAAAAGAACGTAATGACTGCTTTTGCAGGCGTGTTGCTGGTTGGTGGCCTTGCTGCCTGCGGCGGTGGAGATGATGAAGCAGACGGTGCAGATAACGGAGGCGGGGAAGACGGTGATGTATCCGGTGAAATTACAGTCTGGGGCTGGAACGTCGCTGCAAGCTCAATGGAACTTGCCATTGAAGGGTTTAATGAGGAGTATCCGGATGTAGAAGTGAATGTTGAGGATATCGGCCGTATTGATTTATACGACCGTCTGACAGTGGGACTTGCTGCCGGAGGATCCGGTCTTCCTGATGTAACGCTGATTGAGACAGACCGCATAGATAACTATGTATCTGAGTTTCCGGATGGATTCTTAAATCTATCAGAATACGGATTTGACGAGTATGAGAGCGAGTTTGGTGAATCCAAGATCCAGTCAACACAAAACAGTGATGGTAACTTTATTGCAGCACCATGGGATATCGGTCCGGCAGCTGTTTTCTATCGTGTAGATCTTTTTGAAGAAGCAGGCGTTGACGCTGACAGCATTGAAACGTGGGATGATTTCATTGAAGCAGGTACAGTGATCAAAGACGCTACCGGTTCTCACATGGTACCAATCGACATCTCCCAGGATGACGCATTGTACCGCATGATGCTTAACCAACAGGGAGCTTACTACTTTGATGATGAAGGTAACATTGACCTCACTTCAGAAGAATCAGTACAGGCAATGGAAAAAATCCAGGAGCTTCATGAAAACGAACTTGTGGCTAACGTTGATGGCTGGGACGGTACCGTTACAGCGACAGTAAACGGTAACGTTGCAACTGTTCCATTCGGTGTATGGTATGCTGGTACAATTATGGACCAGGCGCCTGAGCTTGAAGGTGACTGGGATGTATTCGAACTTCCGGCATTTGAAGAAGGCGGCAACCGTGCAGCAAACCTCGGTGGATCTGACCTTTCTATCATTTCCGGAACAGACAACCCAGATGCTGCTTACGCTTTTGTAGAATACTTCACAACGAATGTTGAGCCGCAGATGGCAGCACTTGAAGAATACGGTATCTTCCCATCCTTGCTTTCAGCATACGATAAAGGATACTTTGATGAAGAGTCTGCGTTCTTTAACAACAGTCCTGTGTTCCGTACGTTTGCGAATATGGTTGAAGATATTCCGGGTGCGAACTACACAAGCGACTATGCAAGAGCATTCCGTTATGCATCTGATGCACAGGCGAGCAGTCTGCTTCAAGGCCAGTCTCCAAGCGAGACACTTCAGCAGGCAGCTGACCAGCTGGCAAACGAAACTGGACGGGACGTTAATGAGTAA